TATCTTCCTGAGTCTCAGGTTTAGATGTTATTGCATCTTCTGTCGTCTTACCTGTTATTGCAAAGAATGAATAACCTGAGACGCTGGATTTGAAATACAGATACTTGTCGTCTTCCCTTGAAAAGTTTGTTGGCTGCTTTTCCCAGGTTTTGTTATTGTATCTGTTAAGGGTGATTGAATCCTTGTTTATCTTATTATCCTGGACCCAGGATTTTTCAACTTTGAAGCAGAGCGCAGGGTTGTCAATATTCTCGGATGTTGCAAACCCGCTATTTCCAACCCAGACATTGAAGTATTTATAGACCTTTCCTTCAGGCAGTCCGGAAACAAGTGTAGACTTATTCTTCAACTGTTCAGCAATAGCTGTTGTCCTGCCAGCAGTCTTTTTAGCATTGAAACTAATACACACGACACATGTTGCGTTCTTTGTGAAATCAAACTGAGCAGCTTTGCCGTTTGTAATGAAAGCCTGCGAAAGTTCCTTTACTTCAACATTCCCTGCAGGTTCAGGAGAACCCCCACCGCCGCCGCCGTTGCTGCTTCCTCCGCTGCTCTTCCTGTTTACAACTATCGTATCAGTTTTTGAATTTTCGCCGTTTGCATTGGTTACGGTCAGTTTAACTGTATAAGTTCCAGCCGATGAGTAGACATGTGTTGGACTCGGTTCATCTGAAGTCGTTCCATCCCCAAAGTCCCATGACCAGGATGTTGGAACTCCGGTTGATGTATCTGTAAATGCTACATTCAACGGTGCAACTCCAGTTGTGGGATTACTGGTGAAACTAGCTACTGGAGGTATCGGGTCAGTAACCGTAATTGTTTTAGTGATCGATTGGTTGGAAACGTCATTTGATACCGTTAAATTAGCGATATAAGTTCCTGGTACTGAATATGTATGAGTAACGTTTACAGTACTGCTGTTATAACCATCACCAAAATCTAGCAGTTCACTGGTCTGGTTTACGCTGTAATCCGCAAAAGTCACATTTCCCCCCGTTAACACTGTATCTGAAGAAACTGTGAAGTTTGCAGTCACATTAGAAAATCTACCAGGTCTTACCCAGGCGGAATCACCCAGCTCTCCCATGAGATAGAATGTTCCGTTCTTCTGGTTGGTATAATTCAGAATTGATTCCAGTCTTGAGGTTGAAGTTTGATAAGGTCCGGTAACATTTGAAGTAATAGCATGCCCGTATAAAACCAGTACGTACTCATTAGCTATTGCATAATCAATTCCATATTGTATAGATTCAAGGGTAATACCAGTCTGGTCATCTATTTCAACAGCATATACAAGTTGAGTGTCGTTCCACTTGTAATAAGCGGCTGACTCGTTTACATTCACCGTTTCGAAGGCCGTCGCTCTAAGTGTTTGGAAGTATGGAGCCAGTAGTGCATCAGTAGTTTCATTCCTTAACGAGTAAGGATATGCAAAGGAATAAATCGGATAACCATAACCGGTTATTTCTACTATGTTAGGGAATATTTCCTGGTCAAGCCACTCGTCAGGAGTGCTATTGTTTAGAAATTCAGTTGAATTTTTATGGTTGTGCCCATGTGCAGCTATTTCCCATCCAGCTTTATGCAGTTCATTCAATGCAGTTCTTGTACTATTTGGGCTCTCACTTACTGAGTTTATATATATAGTGCATGTAGCATTATGCTGCTGGAACATTGTTAGGTTTTCATAACATGGCTCAATATTTCCTATATCGTCCCAGCATAGAGCAATACCTCCTGTGTGATTCGTAGCTGCACTAGCGGTGCCAGCCAGACTAATTACCAGTATGAGAAATAATCCATATTTTGCATATAGTTTAAGTTTATGAAATTTCATCGTTATCATGCCTCCTCAATGAAGACAATATTGAATGTCTTCTTCTTAAACAATAATTTAAAAACCTCCTTTTTTTCAATTTAATAACAGAACTTCTTCTTTTTGCGGATAAGACAGGATTTTCCTTTTTCATTTTGCAGCAGTCTCATTATTATCCTCCTAGTATGTATTTATATGAACCCCGTTTTTGGACTTTGATATGTTCAAGGTTGCTCCTTTAACCAGAACACTTAACCTAAAAAATAAACAAAGCCTGATTCTGGAAACAATCCACCTGTAAAAAGTATCAATTTATTAAGCAGAATATATTACAACGTTCTAATATTTATAACTAAGTTGTCTGGACTTATGACAGGTTGTATATGCCAGCATACAGCCTTATTGCAGTGCTAACCATATTGCCTCTTGCCAATTTACTCTATAAAAATTCAAGGCAGGTTCTCTATAAAATATCTTCTCCCTGGTGCCGGTTCGATGGGAGGGATCCTTTCCTGCTCTCAGGCCCGGTTGTGATCTGGCTCACCCCTTTATGTACCAGAAACGGGCTCACAGGATAATTCTCAAATTAAGGGGACTTATTAAAAAAGATCAGGGAAACACTATTAAAGAAATATTTATAATTTTTGTTTCCCATCGTGTGAATCTGCTCTTTTGTTTTCACACTCAGGATTAAAATATCAGATTATCTGTTTTTTTCCTGCAGGGTGATGGGCTAACTTACTTACCTTTAAGAGTAAGAGGAAATTTAAGTTATATTGATCAGGATTTATCTCTTGTGAGAAACAACTCCAGAAGGTGAATTAAACTCCGTTCTTGACGTAGGCTGCGGAACAGGGCGGCAGGCTGTGAATGTCTCGGAGATTATAGGGCATTTCGGGAAGCTCACAGGTATTGACCCTTCCTCATATCGTATTGAATTTGCGCGGAAAAAGTTTGGTGAAGACTCCACCGGAAGCGTCCGTTTTTTTGTGGGACAGGTTGAGGATCTTATTGCCGTTCCGGACAATTCAATCAATCATTCATATTTTTGTTCCTCATTCCACTGGGTTGACGACAAGAAAACCGCCCTCAATGAGATATACCGTGTACGATAGGAGATTACTGAAGAATTCGTGAAGGTAGAGGCCCCGACAGGTGTCTATTTTGAAAACATTATGCTGTTTGCGATTGCAACAAAACCAAACGAAAGGATGTAAACCAATGGCTGAGCTTTTTCTCAAAGTTTTGATGCGCTGGCAGCTGATCCATAAATTTTAACTGGCAGAATCTTAAAATCTAACATCTTAACCCGAATAGGTCCCATAAAACCGGTCTTTCTCAGGTCCTAACTCATTCCAAAACTTTGTTGGTAAGGACGAAAAACTTATCACTTTTGGCGTTTTGCTTCGTGTAGGTAAGTCCACCTAGAAAACCCCATTTTTTCTAATAAAAGCATTCTGAATTTTCCCTGATTTTTAAGAATCGTCCCTTAAAAACCCAGACTCGAATTAATAATATCCACTTTTTTGTTTCTACTTTTAAATTGTGAACTGATTCTCAGTTTAATATGTAATACTAAATATAATTAAAGCATAATTTAACGTAAACACCGAAAGTACCATAAACCAGGCCTAACCGGATCAACAGGTTGCTGAAAACTTATGATAAAATCAGGTGGCTCTTTTTTCTATAAGGGATATCGATGCACTATCGGCGCTGTAATCTCACTAAAAGGATTGCCTTATATGGTCACAGTTTCTCATATATTTCATCGGGGAGAAGGAGATCATTTGACTGTGGATGGAATGAAAGTTGCCGTTACAAGCATTCTGAAACCTTTTGATTTAGCTTTGATAGAACTTCCTTCTAACTGCATGTTTCAGATCACAGAGCTTGGCAGTGCATCTGAGCTGGAGCAAGCTTTGCTTGTCAATGATATTCGTGCTATCAAATGCAGGGTAGTTAATGCCGGGACTTCATTGCTTTTCCTGGGCTTCCAGTGCTATAATATGCCAGAACCCGGAGATAGCGGTTCCCCTATCCTGCAGTCAGGGAAGGTAATAGGGCTTATATCCTCGATAACAATGGACAATTGCATGGGAACTGCAATTTCGTCCAGCGTTATCCGCAGTATGGAGGATTACGAAGATAAGAACAAAGACGAAACAAATAAAGTTCTTTTAAGGAAACAAAAATCTTTTAAAGAGACAAAGCTTTATAAAGGAATAAAGTCTCTTTTAAGGTTCTCCAATAATCTGCAGCACGATTTTTCTTACTATTTCAATCCTGTCAAAGTTTAGTATAAGAATACATTAAAAAAGATTGGAGAAAAGCCCAAAGGAATTATGTTTCTTTCCCGTGCCCCCCCGAACACAGGAACTAATATCTTCTAGGCAATTCTTATTCGCACCATTAACGGTTATTCAATCGTTAGTCCTCACCCATTTCCTTTCTAAATTCAATGAAATCTCTCTCGACCTCTTCTAGTTCGTGTTCCATTTTATACCCCCATTTTCAGTTGTGATAAAACTTACGCAGTGGAACTGAGATTAGATTTTCTCTATCTCTCCCAATTCAAATTATAATACTACTATGGTTACTTAAAATTAATTCTACAAAAAATTGCATAGTATCAAAACATCCCTTTGTATTAAAAGTTTCAAAGCCGATGTCGAACTCTGTATGAGAAGATTACTCGAAAGGAAGAAACTATAATTGTGAGTTCATCCTAAAACTTGATTTAACATCGTTATTGCTGCTAAGATCATAACTCCCAGGTATGATATTTCTTTGATTTCATATCTTGGAAATACCTTTTTGCATGATTCTATCCAGCTAGAAAAACTTTCTATTGCACTTTTCTTTTTGAATTCGCCCCAATCTACCTTTATTGGTCTCCCCCTCTTCTTTTTCTTTCTATTTCTTGTGTTTACTGGTATATTGGACTTTATTCCTCTTCTTCGATTAATCTGGTAAACTTTAAAGGACATAACTCCTGAGCTTAACATCCACGACCCAATGCTTTTTCTGGTGGTTTTAGCCGAGATTCCAAACGGATTAAAGTCAGGTACTAAAGAAAAATTGAAAACGAAGTAGAGTAGTTTTTTGGAACTACATCAATTCAAAAACATAGAAAAGTCAGGTTACATGCAGCCCTTACATTTTGAACAATCGCCGCAGGTTGTAGTTTCCGTATAATCGCCACCTGTGATTTTAAATATACATTCAGATATACTATATTCAGTTGCTCGCATACCGTCATCTATGGTTACGGAATCCTCACCAAAGAACAGTTTTACTGGCACTTTTTCATAATCTTCCATCAAACCCGGTTTCAGCTTCGGGAAGATGATTTTCCTTTCACCGTTGCTTTTCTTGACAGAAATGATGTCAAAGGTAGCAAGAGAGGTTAACCTGCCGTTTCTGTCAAAGCCCAGGGAGTTTTTATCCGCATCGATGCCCAGTGCATTTGCATCATACACATTAATCGAGCCAATGGGAGTTTCAACAGGAACTGGTTTTGCCGGTTCTACGGACTCTATGCTTCCATCTTCAAAAAGTTTGAATCCTGTTCGAATGGGAATTTTTCCTGCAGGAGTATTAATTGTAATTGTTTCGGTAGGCCACAGGATCAGGCTTCTGACTTTTCCTCCCGGATAAAAGCGCAACCCGATTATTTTTACATTGAAACTCCCGAACGGGAACGTAAAATCATATTTCTGTGCCAGAGCCCCTTCATCTTCTTCCGACCAGAAACCGCTGATTTGCCCGTTTAGGGGAAACAAACTATTGAGCGAACCGTCTTCAAAAAAAGTTACCAGTTCGGCAGGGAATGTTCCTATTGATGTGTTTACTTCAGTTTGCTGCTCTAAAGAAATGCTTTTAACTTTTCCGTTTTTATAGAAGGACAGAGCTTTTAACTGTTTTCTTCTGATTCCTGGATCTCCGTACTGCGGAACAAAGTCACCGTATTTTGTGTGGATCAAGTTGTAATCATTAAGCTTGCACTCATTCAGTTCGCCGTTATCATATGTAGTAAAGCTCGTTATTCCTTTGATTCCGCTTAGTTCAACAGTTGACATTGTTATCATTCCTGATTGAAAAATAGATTCAGTTCTTAATTTTAACTCAAAAATTTACTTTAACCCAAGTTCTCTACTTTTTACTCGATGCTGAAAGAAATACTGAATATTAATAATAAAAATCTAATTGCATGTCATTAAATTTCTGGGATATACCATATATTAATGCTCCCTTCCTAATTTCGTTCGTCTGCGCGATACTTTCACATATGCAGCTCCTGCTCAGGAAAAATAATTTTTTTGAATGTTTATAGAGATCACCCCAAAATTAGCTTTATCTTCACATCAGTAAAGTTTCATAATTATCTTCATAATCGAAAACTCAATTGTCTATTTAGAATTTGAAATTTAGAGAAGTAATTTTGAATTTCAGGATAAACTCATAGAGCTCATAGTAGCTTAATGTAAATATTTTCTAGGAGTCTTTTAATTTTTATCAGATTTTCATTTACTGGCTTTGCAAAAATCTGTTCCTGGTAGACGTGATAATTAGTAAAATAAATATATCAATAAAACCATAACTTAATAATTAAATTATTTCAGTTGACAGATCATACTAAATCATATAAAATCGTCAGTCAAGACTCGCAATGCATATATTACTCCATAAGTGGAGGAAAAGCCATCATAATAGGGTTAGAATAAGTAATTGTGATAATTTTGGGTTATAAATTTTTATTTCTAGCGAAATAGACCAGAAAAATAAATCGGGACTAAAGGAGGGAAACTATGACCAGAAAAACAGATGAAGTTATGTGTCCAAATCCAAAATGCGGATATTATCTTAAAGCAGAAGGAAAAGCCATAATAAAACGTGGAAAGTACAAAACCGGACATCAGAGATACTATTGTAAACACTGCAATAAGTTTTTTATGGATACAATAGGCACGGCTGTATATCGTAAACATCTGCCTAAAGAAGAAATTAGGCTTATATATCGACTTTTTCTCGAAAAAAATGGGATTAGAAGCATTGAACGGATAACAGGGCATCACAGAGATACCATAAGCAATCTGTTAAAAGATACAGTGAAAAATGAAAAAACAGAAGAATATCTGATCAATCAAATTGGACTGACAGCTGAAGAATGCGAGAAATTGTGGGCACTTTTAGAAGTAAAGAGAAATTCTTCCCGAAAGTCTCCTTAAAATGAAAAGACAGTATACATAAATAATTTATGTAATTCAATCCATCCAGAAGTCCTGTTCTATTACATTCTTTTTTAATTTTTTGTGGTTAAAGCACAAAGATTTGCCAAAGTAATAAGTATTTTATATAGGGCCATATATCCATTATGGAACTTATGCATCCTATAAAACAGGAAGATGTCCGATAAACAGTTATGGGGAGTCGTTGTATGTAAAGTGGTTTACTTTGCACCACTGATTCTCAGCTAATCATCGCAGACACTCAAGAAGCCGGAGTGCTTTGGTTACATGTGCGCTAAAGTATTCCTAACTGAAGTGCATGAGGTTTCGAAACTTAACATTACTAAAACACAAAATAAAACAGATCAAACCAGATAATTTTTAGGTGTAATATGTAAATAAAGGGTCAAAAATACAAAAAGGAGTTGGAAATATGAGTAAAAGCACATTCTTGAGGGCAATGTCCCTATTTTTAGGGGTACTGCTTTACCTGGGGTCGATACCAGCTGCATTTGCTCAAACAGAATCAGCTAGTACCTCGACTTCAAATGAAACCATAATACATGAAATAAGTCCCGGCTATTATGACTTGTACCTGCAGCAGGGGGAAAGCAGTAGCTTTAGTATAACTTTCACAAATAATGGTAAGAAAGCTCTTGAAATAGAACCAAAAGTTGTACCCATATGTTGCAGTTATGACTTTGACGAAAACTGGATAACCATATCCCCGGCAAACGTGGAGGTAGGACGAGGTGCAGAGCAGGAATTTACCGTTGAAGTTAATATTCCTGAGGATGCGGATGGTGGGAGTTATGAAACCTACATAGCTTTTACAGACGATGTAGACCTTTACTCCCAGTTTATCAATGGAATGTACCTTTACATTACGGTCCCGACTTATCAAAAAATAGAGCTTCAAACATATTACATCTCTGATTCCGTTGAGGCTGGAATAGAATATGAGTACACGGTAAAAATCAAAAACGTAGCAGCCAAAAATATAACTATCGACCCAAAGGTAACCGAAAATTACTACGATAGCTCTTTTGATGAATTTGATATTGATGACAAAATAGAAATCATTGCACCGTCAACATTAGAACCGGGTCAAATTGCTAATATGACTATCCGGGTTTCTGTTCCGGAGGATGCAACAGGAACTTACGATGGATATATTGACATGAACGTTAATGGGAACGATAATGACGGAAATGAGCCGCAACTGGAGCTTTACTTGACGGTTCTACAGCAGCCTTCAGTTCCTTATGTGAAAACCTTCAGTACCAAGACTGCCGACCCCATAACAATTGAAGTCTCAACTTATGTGTATAGCTCGGATTCATGGTTGCGTATTCCACCTCAAGATGAAATCCCATCGTTTGAATTGAATCTGAAGTTTGATTCCAGTCCTGTTGATATGAGCCCTGTAAAAACAACGCAAAGAGGCAATGTAGGTATTGGGTGGAATTATTTCCCAACCTGGTCAGAAGAAGATGGCGTAATCTATCAAAATTACGACAGGTATTATATTGAAAGGTATACAGTACCCGGAGCGATCGGAGATTGGGAACTTGAAATCCTTCCTAGAAACGCAGAAACTTTTGAATACTCGATAACTGTTGGAAACTCAAATTAAAAAGTAACAGGTTAAAGGGAGATTACAAAAAGCTAGCAGGATCTGATTTTCTTTCTTCCAGAGTCCTGTTACCCGTTTTTGGATTTTCTATTTCTCTCTATTTAAGGGGGTAGGACTGTTATTATAAGTCTCCTGCCTGCATTTCTGTAATATAAGGATCATAAGCAGCCGTTGAGCGGCCTGAAACGCGTGCATTATAATAGTCTGCAGCAATTGAAGCCTGCTGCTCACGATTATAGTTACGAAAATGAGGTTTTGCACCAAGAACGTATCCGTATCCTTCTGTCGCTCGTGCATAAGATGCCTCGATCATATATCTTGAGCCGACATGCTCCATCTGTGATACATGGGCTAATTCATGAATAAGCCATTTCATGTTTTGATTCCCAGGAGCAGCCTTAATCCTTTTATTGAAGTTAATTGTACGAAAAGAGGTAATACCCATACCCGAACACTTATGTTTCTTTGCCCCCAACCAGGCAAACAGTGAATTTTCGTCTATGCGCACTTTTCGATAATTGATACTGTCACCAAATACCTTTCTGGCCTCCTGCTCTTCTACCTGGGTTAGCTTTCGAGTACCGGGTTTTACAGTCTGCCATAAAAAGTCCATAAACTCAGGAAAACTGCAGATGTCAAGAAGTTTTGCCATTATTCTGCCTATCAGGACAGTAAGGAACAGCAGACTCTCCCATAAACTTTTATGATAATACTTTCCTTTTTGCCCATTCCGAGTTGTTACACATTTCAAATCATCTCACCCATTTATTAGCTTTGTAAAGTCATAGTTTCAGTTCTTATAGTTTCCTCAGTTTGATATTACAGACTTCTTTCATCTTTATTCGGGTAGATAATAAATTCGGTAAGGCAGGGCAAATAAGTAAGTAAGAAATTGGAAAGAAAGGACGGAAAAGGCCAGCTCATAAGGGTAAGTGAAAATAAAAGAAGAGAAGGCAGTGTAAAGAACAGGAAAGGAAGAGAAGACAGGAAATCAAGAAATAAGACAGCAAGGGCGGAGTAAGAAAACGCCCGAAAGCACTTTGTTCCGACTGTAGCCCCCGATACAGTTGTCCCAGAGATACGCTCCCCCAAGCGCATTGACCCGAAACAGGAACGATGACTTTCGGGCAATTCTTTTACTTACTCATTCATACCCGTTACTCACTCGTTCTATCCGTTCACTCCTGGTTGCAAATATACAATTGACTCTTAATTATTTTAAATTAATTATATCAAAAATTACTCGCGAACGAAATATATTTTCACGCAAAATATTTCAAAACCAGAAATCGTGCTTGTTTACACGAAAAATTTGCGTAGAAGACTATTTGTATTCGAGTTTGATCGAATAAACAGGATAAGTTAAAATATTTTAGGAATTTGAATTTGAGAAATTAAAACAGAAAGTTTCGGCTACAGCACAAACAGAAAAATCACAAAAACTTACATTCAGGAAATTTTCTTTGAAAAACGCTTCAAAAAAGATATGAGGCATGCGGTTGTATACTTAGGTTGAGGGGAAATTAAAACAGCTTATTCCGGAGAACCTTTACAGGCAAAGGGTACGGTTCTAGTGAGAGTATAATTCCAGCCTTAATTTAGATTTACAGAATTATTGCATTTAATTTATTGCATAAATATTGAAACTACTGAGGGGCTAATATGATATTTGAGCGCATTAAGTCTGAAGGGCTGGCTCATCTTTCTTATTTCGTTGGTTCTGGAGATGAAGCCATTGTTATCGATCCTCGGAGAGACTGTCAGATCTATTCCGATCTTGCCAGAAGAGAGGGCATGAAAATTAAATATATTTTTGAAACGCATAGAAACGAAGACTATGTAATTGGCTCTCTGGAACTGAAGGAGCTTACAGATGCAGAGCTCTACCACGGGCAGGGAGTGGACTTCAAGTATGGAAATTTTGTTCGTGACGGGCAGGAGTTTGATTTTGGATCAATGAAGCTGGCTGCCCTGCATACTCCCGGACATACCGACGAAAGCATGTCCTATACTCTCGCTGATCCCGATGCAGGCAAAGAACCTTTAATGGTTTTCACAGGAGACGCCCTGTTTGTAGGCGAGGTAGGGAGAACCGATCTATATGGACCTGAAGAAGCTCCAAGGATGGCAGCAAATCTGTATGACAGTATTTTTAATAAAATTCTCCCACTGGGAGATAGGGTAATACTCTGCCCTGCCCATGGCGCGGGTTCGCTTTGCGGAGGGGCTATCTCCAAGCGGGAGTACAGTACCCTGGGCCTGGAGCGAATCCAGAGCCCTGCTCTGCAGAAGACTGACAAAGAAGAGTTTGTAAAGTTCAAGCTTGAAGAGAAACTCGAGTTTCCGCCTTACTTTGAGAAAATGGAGGAATATAACCTCCAGGGCCCTCCTTTGCTGAAGGGGCTGCCAGTGCCTGAAATGCTTTCTCCAGAAGAGTTCAGAACAAGAATGGAAAAGGGAGCTCTGGTCGTGGATACACGCATGTCCCACTCTTTCGGAGGAGCACATATAAAAGGTTCATATGGCATCTGGCTGAAAGGTCTGCCTTTCTTTGCCGGTTGGATTCTTCCCTACGATAAGCCCATACTTCTGGTACTTGAAGAAAAGGATCAGCTGGAAACTGCTGTAAGGTATCTGGTCAGAATCGGATATGACAATATAGCAGGCTTCCTGAACGGCGGAATTGCAGCATGGTACATGAAAGCCTTACCTGTAGACGGCTTGAATCTTATATCAGTCCAGAGTCTGAAAAAGAAAATCGAAAAGAGTGAGGAAATGATACTTCTGGACGTCAGAAGCGACGAAGAATGGGGCGAAGGACATATTGAAGGAGCAAAACACATATACGTCGGATATCTGGAAGAGAACCTGGATAAAGTTCCCAGAGGTTGTCCAATAGTTGTTTACTGCGACTCATCACGGCGTTCAAATATAGCGGCTTCGATTCTGAAAAAGAACGGGTATAACGAAGTATACAACGTCCTCGGGAGTATGACTGCATGGAAAAACGCAGGATATGAAATTGTAAAATAAACTAGCGTTTTAACCCAATTTATTTTTTTTGGTTTTCGAATTTAGAGTTTAGAAATCTTTATATCTCCTCTCTATTTTTTTATTAACCATGATATTACACGTTCCTCACATTCTTCTCCCGGAGGATAACTGGAAAGAATGGGCA
The genomic region above belongs to Methanosarcina horonobensis HB-1 = JCM 15518 and contains:
- a CDS encoding COG1470 family protein — translated: MSKSTFLRAMSLFLGVLLYLGSIPAAFAQTESASTSTSNETIIHEISPGYYDLYLQQGESSSFSITFTNNGKKALEIEPKVVPICCSYDFDENWITISPANVEVGRGAEQEFTVEVNIPEDADGGSYETYIAFTDDVDLYSQFINGMYLYITVPTYQKIELQTYYISDSVEAGIEYEYTVKIKNVAAKNITIDPKVTENYYDSSFDEFDIDDKIEIIAPSTLEPGQIANMTIRVSVPEDATGTYDGYIDMNVNGNDNDGNEPQLELYLTVLQQPSVPYVKTFSTKTADPITIEVSTYVYSSDSWLRIPPQDEIPSFELNLKFDSSPVDMSPVKTTQRGNVGIGWNYFPTWSEEDGVIYQNYDRYYIERYTVPGAIGDWELEILPRNAETFEYSITVGNSN
- a CDS encoding PGF-pre-PGF domain-containing protein, whose translation is MKFHKLKLYAKYGLFLILVISLAGTASAATNHTGGIALCWDDIGNIEPCYENLTMFQQHNATCTIYINSVSESPNSTRTALNELHKAGWEIAAHGHNHKNSTEFLNNSTPDEWLDQEIFPNIVEITGYGYPIYSFAYPYSLRNETTDALLAPYFQTLRATAFETVNVNESAAYYKWNDTQLVYAVEIDDQTGITLESIQYGIDYAIANEYVLVLYGHAITSNVTGPYQTSTSRLESILNYTNQKNGTFYLMGELGDSAWVRPGRFSNVTANFTVSSDTVLTGGNVTFADYSVNQTSELLDFGDGYNSSTVNVTHTYSVPGTYIANLTVSNDVSNQSITKTITVTDPIPPVASFTSNPTTGVAPLNVAFTDTSTGVPTSWSWDFGDGTTSDEPSPTHVYSSAGTYTVKLTVTNANGENSKTDTIVVNRKSSGGSSNGGGGGGSPEPAGNVEVKELSQAFITNGKAAQFDFTKNATCVVCISFNAKKTAGRTTAIAEQLKNKSTLVSGLPEGKVYKYFNVWVGNSGFATSENIDNPALCFKVEKSWVQDNKINKDSITLNRYNNKTWEKQPTNFSREDDKYLYFKSSVSGYSFFAITGKTTEDAITSKPETQEDKNDTEAEANRTSVRRTRAPGFEMIYCILGLLGVFLYRRK
- a CDS encoding trypsin-like serine peptidase; the protein is MDGMKVAVTSILKPFDLALIELPSNCMFQITELGSASELEQALLVNDIRAIKCRVVNAGTSLLFLGFQCYNMPEPGDSGSPILQSGKVIGLISSITMDNCMGTAISSSVIRSMEDYEDKNKDETNKVLLRKQKSFKETKLYKGIKSLLRFSNNLQHDFSYYFNPVKV
- a CDS encoding transposase, with protein sequence MSFKVYQINRRRGIKSNIPVNTRNRKKKKRGRPIKVDWGEFKKKSAIESFSSWIESCKKVFPRYEIKEISYLGVMILAAITMLNQVLG
- a CDS encoding IS1/IS1595 family N-terminal zinc-binding domain-containing protein, coding for MTRKTDEVMCPNPKCGYYLKAEGKAIIKRGKYKTGHQRYYCKHCNKFFMDTIGTAVYRKHLPKEEIRLIYRLFLEKNGIRSIERITGHHRDTISNLLKDTVKNEKTEEYLINQIGLTAEECEKLWALLEVKRNSSRKSP
- a CDS encoding MBL fold metallo-hydrolase produces the protein MIFERIKSEGLAHLSYFVGSGDEAIVIDPRRDCQIYSDLARREGMKIKYIFETHRNEDYVIGSLELKELTDAELYHGQGVDFKYGNFVRDGQEFDFGSMKLAALHTPGHTDESMSYTLADPDAGKEPLMVFTGDALFVGEVGRTDLYGPEEAPRMAANLYDSIFNKILPLGDRVILCPAHGAGSLCGGAISKREYSTLGLERIQSPALQKTDKEEFVKFKLEEKLEFPPYFEKMEEYNLQGPPLLKGLPVPEMLSPEEFRTRMEKGALVVDTRMSHSFGGAHIKGSYGIWLKGLPFFAGWILPYDKPILLVLEEKDQLETAVRYLVRIGYDNIAGFLNGGIAAWYMKALPVDGLNLISVQSLKKKIEKSEEMILLDVRSDEEWGEGHIEGAKHIYVGYLEENLDKVPRGCPIVVYCDSSRRSNIAASILKKNGYNEVYNVLGSMTAWKNAGYEIVK